In a single window of the Mangifera indica cultivar Alphonso unplaced genomic scaffold, CATAS_Mindica_2.1 Un_0065, whole genome shotgun sequence genome:
- the LOC123207202 gene encoding phosphomannomutase-like — MAAIKPGLIALFDVDGTLTAPRKVATPQMLEFMRELRKVVTVGVVGGSDLSKISEQLGNSVINDYDYVFSENGLVAHKDGKLIGTQSLKSFLGEEKLKEFINFTLHYIADLDIPIKRGTFIEFRSGMLNVSPIGRNCSQEERDEFEKYDKVHNVRSKMVSVLREKFSHLNLTFSIGGQISFDVFPQGWDKTYCLRYLDDFQEIHFFGDKTYKGGNDHEIYESERTVGHAVISPEDTVDKCKALFLAKP; from the exons ATGGCGGCAATAAAGCCAGGTTTAATTGCTCTGTTTGATGTTGATGGAACTCTTACGGCTCCAAGAAAG GTTGCCACCCCACAGATGTTGGAGTTCATGCGAGAACTCAGAAAG GTTGTTACAGTTGGTGTTGTTGGTGGATCAGACCTTTCTAAGATATCAGAGCAGCTCGGAAATTCGG TCATTAATGACTATGATTATGTATTTTCGGAGAATGGACTAGTTGCTCATAAGGATGGGAAATTAATAGGCACCCAG AGCTTGAAGTCATTTCTTGGAGAGGAAAAGCTCAAG GAATTTATCAATTTCACACTTCACTATATTGCTGACTTGGACATTCCAATAAAAAG GGGAACATTCATTGAATTCCGTAGTGGTATGCTCAATGTTTCACCCATTGGGAGAAACTGCAGTCAAGAAGAAAGGGATGAGTTTGAAAAGTATGACAAG GTTCACAATGTACGCTCAAAAATGGTATCCGTGCTTCGGGAGAAGTTCTCTCATCTTAACTTGACATTTTCAATTGGGGGACAGATAAGCTTTGAC GTCTTTCCTCAAGGTTGGGATAAGACATACTGTTTGAGGTACCTTGATGACTTCCAGGAAATTCACTTCTTTGGAGACAAAACTTACAAG GGAGGGAATGATCATGAAATTTATGAATCTGAGCGAACAGTGGGTCACGCAG
- the LOC123207206 gene encoding polyadenylate-binding protein 1-like, translated as MEDQHEHEDQEYDVYGGEIPDQMDADDQNPEHEQGLDDPNSNSKDLEDMKKRLKEIEEEAGALREMQAKVEKEMGAVQDPSSTSATQAEKEEVDARSIYVGNVDYVCTPEEVQQHFQSCGTVNRVTILTDKFGQPKGFAYVEFVEVDAVQNAILLNETELHGRQIKVSAKRTNIPGMKQYRGRRPNPYLGFRGRRPYMPGAPFPPYGYGRVPRFRRPMRYRPY; from the exons aTGGAAGACCAACATGAACACGAAGACCAAGAGTACGACGTATATGGCGGAGAGATCCCCGACCAGATGGACGCCGACGATCAGAATCCCGAGCATGAACAAGGCCTCGACGACCCCAACTCTAACTCcaag GATTTGGAGGACATGAAGAAGAGGCTGAaggagattgaagaagaagctgGTGCTCTTCGTGAAATGCAGGCTAAAGTGGAGAAGGAGATGGGAGCTGTCCAAG ATCCCTCAAGTACTTCTGCAACTCAAGCTGAAAAGGAGGAAGTGGATGCCCGCTCGATCTATGTTGGTAAT GTAGACTATGTTTGTACCCCTGAGGAAGTACAGCAACATTTTCAGTCCTGTGGAACTGTCAACAGGGTGACAATTTTGACAGATAAGTTTGGTCAGCCTAAAGGATTTGCTTATGTTGAGTTCGTTGAAGTTGATGCTGTCCAAAATGCTATTCTGTTAAATGAAACAGAGCTGCATGGTCGTCAGATAAAG GTTTCTGCAAAGCGAACCAACATTCCTGGTATGAAACAGTATCGTGGAAGGCGACCCAACCCATATCTTGGTTTCCGAGGTCGGAGGCCCTACATGCCTGGTGCTCCTTTTCCACCATACGGTTATGG AAGGGTTCCCAGATTCAGACGGCCAATGAGGTACAGGCCATACTAA